A window of Rhododendron vialii isolate Sample 1 chromosome 11a, ASM3025357v1 contains these coding sequences:
- the LOC131306639 gene encoding uncharacterized protein LOC131306639 isoform X1 has product MEGTPILGSTSRAGGASGVFPRNHQIPDRSVSLFCSCSGFCNSPLKELVELKNLKSTETFPLFHSISYSACRKKRINKRLVVSNMAELEATAVTSDMESGNMIFEPILEEGVFRFDCSPDHRNAALPSVSFVNSKDRDTPMMGSQQVPSYTPTFECVHGQQIVQLELPIGTSFYGTGEVSGQLERTGKRVFTWNTDAWGYGPGTTSLYQSHPWVLAVLPSGEALGVLGDTTRRCEIDLRKESTIKFISPSLYPVITFGPYASPTDVLISLSHAVGTVFMPPKWSLGYHQCRWSYRSDARVREIAQTFREKGIPCDVIWMDIDYMDGFRCFTFDQERFPNPKSLVEDLHLTGFKAIWMLDPGIKHEQGYFVYDSGTERDVWIQTRDGKPFVGEVWPGPCVFPDFTQSNARSWWASLVKGFVSNGVDGIWNDMNEPAVFKVVTKTMPESNIHRGDIELGGCQNHSYYHNVYGMLMARSTYEGMKSADENKRPFVLTRAGFIGSQRYAATWTGDNLSTWEHLHMSISMVLQLGLSGQPLAGPDIGGFAGNATPKLFGRWMALGAMFPFCRGHSEIDTIDHEPWSFGEECEEVCRLALKRRYRLLPHIYTLFYMAHTRGTPVATPTFFADPKDPRLRKNENTFMLGPLLIYSSTMCDEGIDQLQHVLPKGIWLSFDFGDSHPDIPALYLQGGSIIPVGPAIQHVGEANPTDDLSLLVALDEHGKAKGVLFEDDGDGYEFTRGGYLLTTYVAEHESSVVTVKIAETEGSLRRPKRRLHIQLLLGGCARLDAWGVDGEIIQVKMPSEDEVSKLVSTSEKQYKIGIETARRIPDVEKVSGHTGIELSRTPIELKSSVWALKVVPWIGGRIISMEHLPSGTQWLHSRVEVNGYEEFSGTEYRSAGWSEPYNVIERNLEQAGERESLMLEGDIGGGLVIERQISFPEDNSNIFRIDSRILARTVGAGSGGFSRLVCLRVHPMFTLLHPTESYVSFTSIDGSKHEVWPESNEMFFEGDLRPNGEWMLFDKCTGLGLVNRFNVSEVHKCLVHWGTGTVNLELWSEDRPVSKESPLRISHEYEVTSIA; this is encoded by the exons atggaaggaacACCAATACTGGGTAGTACTAGCAGAGCAGGTGGAGCATCGGGAGTATTTCCAAGAAACCATCAGATTCCCGACCGATcagtttctctcttttgttcctGTTCTGGGTTTTGCAATTCACCACTGAAGGAGTTAGTAGAGTTGAAGAACCTCAAATCAACAGAAACATTTCCTCTATTCCATTCGATCAG TTATTCAGCATGCAGAAAGAAGAGGATTAACAAGAGGTTGGTAGTGTCTAATATGGCTGAGTTGGAAGCAACTGCGGTGACTTCTGACATGGAATCAGGAAATATGATTTTCGAGCCTATTCTAGAGGAAGGGGTCTTCAGATTTGATTGTTCTCCGGACCATAGGAATGCGGCATTACCGAGTGTCTCTTTTGTTAATTCCAAAGATCGGGACACACCAATGATGGGTAGTCAACAAGTTCCTTCTTATACCCCTACTTTTGAATGTGTTCATGGACAACAAATTGTTCAATTGGAG ctTCCGATTGGTACCTCATTCTATGGAACTGGAGAAGTTAGTGGACAACTTGAACGGACGGGGAAGAGA GTTTTTACGTGGAATACGGATGCATGGGGTTATGGCCCTGGGACTACATCCTTGTACCAATCGCATCCTTGGGTACTAGCAGTTCTTCCAAGCGGTGAGGCACTAGGGGTTCTTGGCGATACTACGAGACGATGTGAG ATTGATTTGCGGAAAGAATCGACTATAAAGTTCATCTCTCCATCACTGTATCCTGTCATTACATTTGGTCCATATGCTTCACCCACCGATGTTTTGATATCTTTATCTCATGCAGTTG GAACTGTATTTATGCCTCCAAAGTGGTCTCTCGGATATCATCAATGTCGTTGGAGCTACCGCTCTGATGCACGAGTTCGCGAG ATTGCCCAAACTTTTCGGGAGAAGGGTATACCTTGTGATGTAATATGGATGGATATTGACTACATGGATGGATTTCGTTGTTTCACTTTTGACCAG GAGCGCTTCCCGAATCCAAAATCTTTGGTGGAAGATCTTCATCTCACCGGTTTCAAAGCAATCTGGATGCTCGACCCCGGGATCAAACATGAACAAGGATACTTTGTTTATGATAGTGGTACCGAAAGAGACGTGTGGATCCAAACACGTGATGGAAAGCCATTTGTTG GTGAGGTATGGCCTGGGCCTTGTGTTTTCCCTGACTTTACACAATCTAATGCTCGTTCATGGTGGGCTAGTCTAGTTAAAGGTTTCGTCTCTAATGGTGTTGATGGCATATGGAATGATATGAATGAACCAGCTGTTTTCAAG GTCGTAACGAAGACGATGCCTGAAAGCAACATTCATCGTGGAGATATTGAACTTGGAGGTTGTCAAAATCACTCATACTATCACAAT GTTTATGGCATGCTGATGGCAAGATCAACTTATGAAGGCATGAAATCAGCTGATGAAAATAAGCGTCCTTTTGTTCTAACTAGAGCTGGGTTTATAGGCAGTCAGAGGTATGCTGCAACATGGACAGGAGACAATCTTTCTACTTGGGAGCACCTTCATATGAGTATCTCAATGGTTCTTCAATTG GGGCTCAGTGGTCAGCCTCTTGCAGGACCAGACATTGGCGGGTTTGCTGGGAATGCAACACCTAAGCTATTTGGAAGGTGGATGGCTTTGGGTGCTATGTTTCCTTTTTGTCGTGGGCATTCAGAAATTGACACCATTGACCATGAGCCTTGGTCCTTTGGGGAAGAG TGTGAGGAAGTTTGCCGCCTGGCATTGAAGAGGCGATATCGTCTTTTACCGCACATATATACCCTTTTTTACATGGCTCATACAAGGGGTACTCCGGTTGCAACTCCTACTTTCTTTGCTG ACCCAAAAGACCCCAGgttaagaaaaaatgaaaatacattTATGTTGGGACCACTTCTAATCTATTCAAG CACAATGTGTGACGAAGGGATAGATCAGCTGCAGCATGTGTTGCCTAAAGGCATTTGGTTGAGTTTTGATTTTGGTGATTCACATCCG GATATACCAGCACTATATTTGCAAGGTGGATCGATTATTCCTGTGGGTCCTGCTATTCAACATGTAGGTGAAGCTAACCCGACGGATGATCTATCGCTGCTTGTGGCTTTAGATGAGCATG GTAAAGCTAAAGGTGTTCTCTTCGAAGATGATGGAGACGGATATGAATTCACTAGAGGTGGATATCTCCTAACAACATATGTTGCTGAACATGAGTCTTCAGTTGTTACTGTGAAAATCGCCGAAACTGAAGGGTCATTAAGAAGGCCAAAACGTCGTTTACACATACAACTATTACTTGGCGGGTGTGCAAGG CTTGATGCTTGGGGTGTCGATGGAGAGATTATTCAAGTCAAGATGCCTTCAGAAGACGAAGTGTCTAAATTGGTATCTACAAGTGAGAAACAATACAAGATTGGAATAG AAACTGCTAGGCGTATTCCAGATGTGGAAAAGGTTTCTGGACACACGGGAATAGAACTTTCAAGGACTCCAATTGAACTAAAAAGTTCTGTTTGGGCTCTCAAGGTGGTTCCTTGGATAGGGGGAAGAATTATCTCAATGGAGCACCTTCCTTCAG GAACTCAGTGGCTTCATAGCAGAGTTGAAGTCAATGGGTATGAAGAATTTAGCGGTACTGAGTACCGGTCTGCTGGATGGTCTGAGCCATATAATGTCATTGA GAGGAATCTTGAGCAGGCAGGAGAGCGAGAATCTCTTATGCTAGAAGGTGATATTGGTGGTGGACTAGTCATTGAACGACAGATATCTTTTCCAGAAGATAACTCAAACATCTTCCGTATTGACTCAAGGATTTTAGCCCGTACAGTTGGTGCTGGTTCTGGTGGATTTTCAAG GCTTGTTTGCTTACGAGTGCATCCGATGTTCACACTCTTGCACCCTACGGAATCTTATGTCTCGTTCACCTCCATTGATGGTTCTAAGCATGAAGTTTGGCCGGAGTCCAATGAGATGTTTTTTGAAGGGGACCTTCGTCCCAatg
- the LOC131306639 gene encoding uncharacterized protein LOC131306639 isoform X2, which produces MEGTPILGSTSRAGGASGVFPRNHQIPDRSVSLFCSCSGFCNSPLKELVELKNLKSTETFPLFHSIRKKRINKRLVVSNMAELEATAVTSDMESGNMIFEPILEEGVFRFDCSPDHRNAALPSVSFVNSKDRDTPMMGSQQVPSYTPTFECVHGQQIVQLELPIGTSFYGTGEVSGQLERTGKRVFTWNTDAWGYGPGTTSLYQSHPWVLAVLPSGEALGVLGDTTRRCEIDLRKESTIKFISPSLYPVITFGPYASPTDVLISLSHAVGTVFMPPKWSLGYHQCRWSYRSDARVREIAQTFREKGIPCDVIWMDIDYMDGFRCFTFDQERFPNPKSLVEDLHLTGFKAIWMLDPGIKHEQGYFVYDSGTERDVWIQTRDGKPFVGEVWPGPCVFPDFTQSNARSWWASLVKGFVSNGVDGIWNDMNEPAVFKVVTKTMPESNIHRGDIELGGCQNHSYYHNVYGMLMARSTYEGMKSADENKRPFVLTRAGFIGSQRYAATWTGDNLSTWEHLHMSISMVLQLGLSGQPLAGPDIGGFAGNATPKLFGRWMALGAMFPFCRGHSEIDTIDHEPWSFGEECEEVCRLALKRRYRLLPHIYTLFYMAHTRGTPVATPTFFADPKDPRLRKNENTFMLGPLLIYSSTMCDEGIDQLQHVLPKGIWLSFDFGDSHPDIPALYLQGGSIIPVGPAIQHVGEANPTDDLSLLVALDEHGKAKGVLFEDDGDGYEFTRGGYLLTTYVAEHESSVVTVKIAETEGSLRRPKRRLHIQLLLGGCARLDAWGVDGEIIQVKMPSEDEVSKLVSTSEKQYKIGIETARRIPDVEKVSGHTGIELSRTPIELKSSVWALKVVPWIGGRIISMEHLPSGTQWLHSRVEVNGYEEFSGTEYRSAGWSEPYNVIERNLEQAGERESLMLEGDIGGGLVIERQISFPEDNSNIFRIDSRILARTVGAGSGGFSRLVCLRVHPMFTLLHPTESYVSFTSIDGSKHEVWPESNEMFFEGDLRPNGEWMLFDKCTGLGLVNRFNVSEVHKCLVHWGTGTVNLELWSEDRPVSKESPLRISHEYEVTSIA; this is translated from the exons atggaaggaacACCAATACTGGGTAGTACTAGCAGAGCAGGTGGAGCATCGGGAGTATTTCCAAGAAACCATCAGATTCCCGACCGATcagtttctctcttttgttcctGTTCTGGGTTTTGCAATTCACCACTGAAGGAGTTAGTAGAGTTGAAGAACCTCAAATCAACAGAAACATTTCCTCTATTCCATTCGATCAG AAAGAAGAGGATTAACAAGAGGTTGGTAGTGTCTAATATGGCTGAGTTGGAAGCAACTGCGGTGACTTCTGACATGGAATCAGGAAATATGATTTTCGAGCCTATTCTAGAGGAAGGGGTCTTCAGATTTGATTGTTCTCCGGACCATAGGAATGCGGCATTACCGAGTGTCTCTTTTGTTAATTCCAAAGATCGGGACACACCAATGATGGGTAGTCAACAAGTTCCTTCTTATACCCCTACTTTTGAATGTGTTCATGGACAACAAATTGTTCAATTGGAG ctTCCGATTGGTACCTCATTCTATGGAACTGGAGAAGTTAGTGGACAACTTGAACGGACGGGGAAGAGA GTTTTTACGTGGAATACGGATGCATGGGGTTATGGCCCTGGGACTACATCCTTGTACCAATCGCATCCTTGGGTACTAGCAGTTCTTCCAAGCGGTGAGGCACTAGGGGTTCTTGGCGATACTACGAGACGATGTGAG ATTGATTTGCGGAAAGAATCGACTATAAAGTTCATCTCTCCATCACTGTATCCTGTCATTACATTTGGTCCATATGCTTCACCCACCGATGTTTTGATATCTTTATCTCATGCAGTTG GAACTGTATTTATGCCTCCAAAGTGGTCTCTCGGATATCATCAATGTCGTTGGAGCTACCGCTCTGATGCACGAGTTCGCGAG ATTGCCCAAACTTTTCGGGAGAAGGGTATACCTTGTGATGTAATATGGATGGATATTGACTACATGGATGGATTTCGTTGTTTCACTTTTGACCAG GAGCGCTTCCCGAATCCAAAATCTTTGGTGGAAGATCTTCATCTCACCGGTTTCAAAGCAATCTGGATGCTCGACCCCGGGATCAAACATGAACAAGGATACTTTGTTTATGATAGTGGTACCGAAAGAGACGTGTGGATCCAAACACGTGATGGAAAGCCATTTGTTG GTGAGGTATGGCCTGGGCCTTGTGTTTTCCCTGACTTTACACAATCTAATGCTCGTTCATGGTGGGCTAGTCTAGTTAAAGGTTTCGTCTCTAATGGTGTTGATGGCATATGGAATGATATGAATGAACCAGCTGTTTTCAAG GTCGTAACGAAGACGATGCCTGAAAGCAACATTCATCGTGGAGATATTGAACTTGGAGGTTGTCAAAATCACTCATACTATCACAAT GTTTATGGCATGCTGATGGCAAGATCAACTTATGAAGGCATGAAATCAGCTGATGAAAATAAGCGTCCTTTTGTTCTAACTAGAGCTGGGTTTATAGGCAGTCAGAGGTATGCTGCAACATGGACAGGAGACAATCTTTCTACTTGGGAGCACCTTCATATGAGTATCTCAATGGTTCTTCAATTG GGGCTCAGTGGTCAGCCTCTTGCAGGACCAGACATTGGCGGGTTTGCTGGGAATGCAACACCTAAGCTATTTGGAAGGTGGATGGCTTTGGGTGCTATGTTTCCTTTTTGTCGTGGGCATTCAGAAATTGACACCATTGACCATGAGCCTTGGTCCTTTGGGGAAGAG TGTGAGGAAGTTTGCCGCCTGGCATTGAAGAGGCGATATCGTCTTTTACCGCACATATATACCCTTTTTTACATGGCTCATACAAGGGGTACTCCGGTTGCAACTCCTACTTTCTTTGCTG ACCCAAAAGACCCCAGgttaagaaaaaatgaaaatacattTATGTTGGGACCACTTCTAATCTATTCAAG CACAATGTGTGACGAAGGGATAGATCAGCTGCAGCATGTGTTGCCTAAAGGCATTTGGTTGAGTTTTGATTTTGGTGATTCACATCCG GATATACCAGCACTATATTTGCAAGGTGGATCGATTATTCCTGTGGGTCCTGCTATTCAACATGTAGGTGAAGCTAACCCGACGGATGATCTATCGCTGCTTGTGGCTTTAGATGAGCATG GTAAAGCTAAAGGTGTTCTCTTCGAAGATGATGGAGACGGATATGAATTCACTAGAGGTGGATATCTCCTAACAACATATGTTGCTGAACATGAGTCTTCAGTTGTTACTGTGAAAATCGCCGAAACTGAAGGGTCATTAAGAAGGCCAAAACGTCGTTTACACATACAACTATTACTTGGCGGGTGTGCAAGG CTTGATGCTTGGGGTGTCGATGGAGAGATTATTCAAGTCAAGATGCCTTCAGAAGACGAAGTGTCTAAATTGGTATCTACAAGTGAGAAACAATACAAGATTGGAATAG AAACTGCTAGGCGTATTCCAGATGTGGAAAAGGTTTCTGGACACACGGGAATAGAACTTTCAAGGACTCCAATTGAACTAAAAAGTTCTGTTTGGGCTCTCAAGGTGGTTCCTTGGATAGGGGGAAGAATTATCTCAATGGAGCACCTTCCTTCAG GAACTCAGTGGCTTCATAGCAGAGTTGAAGTCAATGGGTATGAAGAATTTAGCGGTACTGAGTACCGGTCTGCTGGATGGTCTGAGCCATATAATGTCATTGA GAGGAATCTTGAGCAGGCAGGAGAGCGAGAATCTCTTATGCTAGAAGGTGATATTGGTGGTGGACTAGTCATTGAACGACAGATATCTTTTCCAGAAGATAACTCAAACATCTTCCGTATTGACTCAAGGATTTTAGCCCGTACAGTTGGTGCTGGTTCTGGTGGATTTTCAAG GCTTGTTTGCTTACGAGTGCATCCGATGTTCACACTCTTGCACCCTACGGAATCTTATGTCTCGTTCACCTCCATTGATGGTTCTAAGCATGAAGTTTGGCCGGAGTCCAATGAGATGTTTTTTGAAGGGGACCTTCGTCCCAatg